The Stygiolobus azoricus genome window below encodes:
- a CDS encoding FAD-binding oxidoreductase, with protein MIEGILSKYFTVYTQKEVLEKYSIDYGYLSPILSSLRKIPKALIKIRNEEELKTLMDLVNEYNFPIIPRGNGTNTLGETIPIKDDSVIVDTTEFKGFENKGTYIITKPGTEFNDIGIENLPVVPTSFNIATIGGYVAGGSLGFGSLRYGAVWDNVREVTVYTPRGRYTLKGSNVYSVVQAAGTTGIISEIKINALRRPRKVSVARRSFNSLKEAIDKALELIDSAEFISIRNKAMASVIEPYYSWGNWNLIYGINEPDLDTSIPLKEIVTTFAGAYFTVVNKTKVNYASMDITLDELEKLEGIKCLIDAELAKSRNKYFSHTYFLNYTYLPNLNSSKFDLHSFRVNDRVEDDRLKKMISFKKLVDPEDLLNPGKLVTDS; from the coding sequence ATATTCAATAGATTACGGATATCTATCACCCATATTATCTTCTCTCAGAAAGATCCCCAAGGCTCTCATAAAGATTAGGAACGAGGAAGAATTGAAAACACTTATGGATCTTGTTAATGAGTATAATTTTCCGATTATTCCCAGAGGTAATGGGACAAACACACTTGGTGAAACTATACCTATTAAAGACGATTCTGTAATAGTTGACACAACGGAGTTCAAAGGTTTCGAGAATAAGGGCACTTATATTATAACAAAGCCTGGAACTGAGTTTAATGATATAGGAATAGAGAACTTACCGGTAGTGCCAACCAGCTTTAATATTGCAACGATAGGAGGGTATGTAGCTGGGGGATCATTGGGATTCGGTTCGCTTAGGTACGGTGCAGTGTGGGATAACGTTAGGGAAGTAACCGTCTACACTCCCAGAGGCAGGTATACGTTAAAAGGAAGTAATGTATATAGTGTTGTTCAAGCAGCTGGGACAACTGGTATTATCTCCGAGATAAAAATCAATGCTCTGAGGAGACCTAGAAAAGTAAGTGTAGCCAGGCGCAGCTTTAACTCTCTTAAAGAGGCGATAGATAAGGCATTGGAACTCATTGATAGTGCAGAGTTTATCAGTATTAGAAATAAGGCTATGGCGAGTGTTATAGAGCCTTATTACAGCTGGGGTAACTGGAATTTGATTTATGGTATAAATGAACCAGACCTAGACACTTCGATTCCTTTAAAAGAAATTGTCACCACCTTCGCAGGTGCTTACTTTACCGTAGTTAATAAGACTAAGGTAAATTACGCCTCTATGGATATCACTCTCGATGAGCTAGAGAAACTTGAGGGCATTAAGTGTTTAATAGACGCAGAACTAGCAAAGAGTAGAAATAAGTACTTTTCTCACACATATTTTCTAAATTATACTTATCTACCTAATCTTAATTCATCAAAGTTTGATCTTCATTCTTTTAGAGTTAATGATAGGGTAGAAGATGATAGGTTAAAGAAAATGATAAGTTTTAAGAAATTAGTAGATCCAGAAGATTTACTAAATCCGGGTAAGCTGGTGACAGATTCGTGA
- a CDS encoding amidohydrolase family protein has protein sequence MILKNALNENNERISIVLDESSGIIKRIVKGEISSIGDKVLDLGGRFVSPGLVDSHAHIDSNFLLDVCKEVETPKFTEALKALIECKENLTEDEIYKLAKKSIDHYITHGTLFVRTHVMIDGKKWKERVRSLVRLREEFKGKVYIQLIGFVQSYDYFDKEQEERVIKSIEMGLDGIGGQPHLQPSREDGIYMVKSLFDIAEQFNIILDFHADYADEPDLKFSEVIVSETIRRKLYGKVSLSHLIAMHSYHDDYAHRLMRWIKSADINVIVSPITELQGSGAHENYPKRRGIPRVRELLEEGINVSLGHDDIQNHLNPIGDGDLLKASFALMIGDYMFFTRYFKDIHRMMTYNGAKTLRITDYGLEEGKKANIVIFNTKSLRDTLIEIPSNRLVISGGKILYNSLESITI, from the coding sequence GTGATCCTAAAAAATGCATTGAATGAAAACAACGAACGTATAAGTATAGTTCTGGACGAGAGTTCTGGTATTATAAAACGAATCGTGAAAGGTGAAATATCGAGTATTGGTGATAAAGTATTAGACTTAGGCGGGAGATTCGTTTCGCCCGGCCTTGTAGATTCTCACGCTCATATAGATAGTAATTTTCTATTAGACGTTTGTAAGGAGGTAGAAACTCCTAAGTTTACTGAGGCTTTAAAAGCTCTTATAGAATGTAAGGAGAATTTAACGGAAGATGAGATATATAAACTAGCGAAGAAATCAATAGATCATTATATCACACATGGGACTCTCTTCGTAAGAACACATGTAATGATAGATGGCAAGAAATGGAAGGAAAGAGTTAGATCGTTGGTTAGACTAAGGGAGGAATTTAAAGGAAAAGTTTACATTCAGCTAATAGGCTTTGTCCAAAGTTATGATTACTTTGACAAGGAACAAGAGGAGAGGGTTATTAAAAGTATAGAGATGGGGTTGGACGGAATAGGAGGTCAGCCACATCTTCAACCATCTAGGGAAGATGGAATATACATGGTAAAAAGTCTGTTTGACATAGCGGAACAATTTAACATTATATTAGACTTTCATGCTGACTATGCCGATGAGCCTGACCTAAAATTCTCCGAGGTTATAGTCTCGGAAACTATTAGGAGGAAACTTTACGGAAAGGTCTCATTAAGTCATCTCATAGCCATGCATTCATACCATGATGACTATGCACACAGGCTTATGAGGTGGATAAAAAGTGCCGATATTAATGTTATTGTTTCACCTATAACGGAGTTACAAGGTTCAGGTGCTCATGAGAACTATCCAAAAAGGAGAGGTATACCAAGGGTAAGGGAACTTTTAGAGGAAGGTATTAACGTGTCTCTAGGACACGATGATATTCAAAACCATTTAAATCCTATAGGTGATGGTGATTTACTTAAGGCTTCCTTTGCGTTAATGATCGGAGATTATATGTTCTTTACGAGGTATTTTAAAGATATACATAGAATGATGACATACAACGGTGCTAAGACTTTAAGAATTACGGATTACGGTCTTGAAGAGGGTAAAAAAGCGAATATAGTTATATTTAATACTAAGAGTCTGAGAGACACGCTTATAGAGATCCCTTCTAATCGCTTGGTGATATCAGGAGGGAAAATACTTTATAATAGTTTAGAGTCCATAACTATTTAG
- a CDS encoding carbon-nitrogen hydrolase family protein produces MRIAAIQTHMSWDKKDNVERQVELVNKAADNGAKIIALDELSNTIYFPFEQNPKYFSWAEDERGETISTFRKVAKERGVNIIVPIFEVDNSTFYNSAFIINDKGEIIGKYRKTHLPQEEWFNEYYFFKVGDLGFPVFKVGDLTVGVVICHDRHFPETVRAEVVKGAQVVFIPSVAAFKEIWELELRAHAVFNTSYIVGINRIGKEYPQQKEEYFGDSMVVNPMGEVVSRLGKEEGIVYADINVDEITQARIKRPFLKKRLNSYGL; encoded by the coding sequence ATGCGAATAGCGGCTATCCAAACTCATATGAGTTGGGATAAAAAAGATAATGTAGAAAGGCAAGTCGAGCTCGTAAACAAAGCTGCGGATAACGGAGCGAAAATAATAGCGTTGGATGAGCTAAGTAATACAATTTATTTCCCATTTGAACAGAATCCAAAATATTTCAGTTGGGCTGAGGACGAAAGAGGAGAAACCATATCCACATTTAGGAAGGTTGCAAAGGAAAGAGGAGTAAATATAATAGTGCCCATATTCGAAGTGGATAACTCGACCTTTTATAACTCGGCTTTCATAATAAACGATAAAGGGGAAATAATTGGAAAATATAGAAAGACACATTTACCACAAGAGGAATGGTTTAATGAATATTATTTCTTTAAGGTGGGAGATCTTGGTTTTCCAGTGTTTAAAGTAGGTGATTTAACAGTCGGAGTAGTTATATGTCATGATAGGCATTTCCCTGAGACAGTAAGGGCGGAAGTAGTAAAAGGTGCCCAGGTAGTGTTTATCCCATCTGTAGCTGCCTTTAAGGAGATATGGGAGTTAGAGTTAAGAGCTCATGCGGTATTTAATACATCTTACATAGTTGGAATAAATAGAATAGGAAAAGAATACCCCCAACAAAAAGAAGAATACTTTGGTGATAGTATGGTAGTTAATCCCATGGGGGAAGTAGTAAGCAGATTGGGAAAAGAGGAGGGAATAGTTTATGCAGATATAAACGTGGATGAGATAACCCAGGCTAGAATAAAAAGACCGTTCTTGAAAAAGAGACTAAATAGTTATGGACTCTAA
- a CDS encoding xanthine dehydrogenase family protein molybdopterin-binding subunit — protein MRWNLTYVDDIAGSYQYVNFVRSTYEHAKFDISGRAFTYEDIKEFKIPYLYDRSLLKLPTNLSLLPRFKAVYKFQPLAVVIGEDPYKAEDLAENVTVDYTPVSGPLYEEIPDNIIYREEVKGEVEGKNVITLTLDFDRNSQYSLEGRVLGIRFTGDDMIIHISTQIPTVVRMLVSEMLEIPQHRIIIDTPRVGGGFGAKQDVIFEELTVIALAYKLGKNLKWVEKRIENVMTSQARGQRHEVNVGFNDNGKIESIYDKITYDVGAYLLPWTGISPLFVTLATMKAVYDYELYYNAIALLTNKPPQGAYRGFGRPEAVFVIERIIDEVARYLKKDPLEVREVNLKEPSGDVGDVKTVLAKLRHKYYALKEKYGKGVGVSFYIQYAAPNSEIMIKHEKSLVPGYECARAILDTDGWIEVEITATDQGQMMDRAIRNLIVKELGYDKVRVKLAVTNVKGSGVWASRTMLTMGNAALLAIRELKNIAKKIDPELNWEKLAIKMRNEPWLVKDISSVACYEPPQFVGTVSGQISVITVDEFSRIKPIYHYIIADVGVVGDKDNVIGQLIGGALQGISGSLYESVKDEYSYLIAKANESPFFEVELLHTPSSTPTGVRGVGENGPTGAYAAVINAVNDYGIRCNKVPLDLRECE, from the coding sequence ATGCGTTGGAATCTAACATATGTAGACGACATTGCGGGTAGTTACCAGTATGTAAACTTCGTAAGGTCTACGTACGAGCATGCTAAGTTCGATATATCAGGGAGGGCATTCACTTACGAAGATATAAAGGAATTTAAGATCCCATATCTCTACGACAGAAGCCTGCTGAAACTGCCAACAAATCTGTCCTTACTCCCTCGGTTTAAGGCAGTATATAAATTTCAACCCTTAGCTGTTGTGATAGGCGAAGATCCCTATAAGGCAGAAGATTTAGCGGAAAACGTAACTGTAGATTATACTCCAGTATCAGGTCCTCTCTATGAGGAGATCCCTGATAATATTATCTACAGAGAGGAAGTGAAGGGCGAAGTAGAAGGGAAAAACGTTATAACGCTCACTTTAGATTTCGACAGAAATTCTCAGTACTCTTTGGAGGGAAGAGTGTTAGGTATACGATTTACGGGCGACGATATGATAATACACATTTCTACACAGATACCTACTGTAGTAAGAATGTTAGTATCGGAAATGTTGGAGATCCCTCAGCATAGAATAATTATAGATACTCCTAGAGTCGGAGGAGGATTCGGAGCAAAACAAGACGTGATATTTGAGGAGCTAACGGTTATAGCTCTAGCGTATAAGTTAGGTAAGAACCTCAAATGGGTTGAAAAAAGAATAGAAAACGTTATGACCTCTCAAGCAAGGGGGCAAAGACACGAAGTTAATGTAGGCTTTAACGATAACGGGAAAATAGAGAGTATATATGATAAAATAACTTATGATGTAGGAGCGTATCTATTGCCTTGGACTGGAATATCACCGCTTTTTGTCACGCTTGCTACCATGAAAGCAGTATACGATTACGAACTTTACTATAACGCTATAGCATTACTCACTAATAAGCCTCCTCAGGGTGCATATAGAGGATTCGGCAGACCAGAAGCAGTATTCGTTATAGAAAGAATAATAGATGAAGTTGCTAGATACCTCAAGAAAGATCCCTTAGAAGTGAGAGAGGTTAACCTTAAAGAACCTTCAGGTGATGTAGGTGATGTAAAAACGGTCTTGGCCAAACTTAGGCATAAATATTACGCGTTAAAGGAGAAATATGGAAAGGGAGTTGGTGTAAGTTTCTATATCCAGTACGCTGCTCCGAACTCAGAGATCATGATCAAACACGAAAAATCGCTAGTGCCAGGGTATGAATGTGCAAGAGCTATACTTGATACCGATGGATGGATAGAAGTCGAGATAACAGCTACGGATCAAGGACAAATGATGGACAGAGCAATAAGAAACCTAATAGTTAAAGAGTTAGGATATGATAAAGTTAGGGTAAAATTAGCAGTGACTAACGTAAAGGGTTCGGGAGTTTGGGCTAGTAGGACAATGCTTACTATGGGAAACGCTGCGTTGTTAGCTATTAGGGAACTTAAGAATATAGCTAAGAAGATTGACCCTGAACTTAACTGGGAAAAACTGGCAATAAAGATGAGGAATGAACCTTGGCTAGTTAAGGACATATCTAGTGTCGCTTGTTATGAACCCCCTCAATTCGTTGGTACCGTCAGTGGTCAGATAAGCGTAATTACGGTAGACGAATTTTCTAGGATCAAACCTATATATCATTACATCATAGCCGATGTAGGAGTAGTAGGTGATAAAGATAACGTAATAGGTCAACTGATAGGCGGAGCTTTACAAGGTATTAGTGGTTCATTATACGAAAGTGTTAAGGACGAGTATTCGTACTTAATAGCTAAGGCAAATGAATCACCATTCTTTGAAGTTGAATTACTTCACACACCTTCCTCAACACCCACTGGAGTTAGAGGAGTAGGAGAGAACGGACCTACCGGGGCTTATGCTGCTGTGATAAATGCGGTAAACGACTACGGAATAAGATGTAATAAGGTTCCGTTAGACCTCAGGGAGTGCGAGTAA
- a CDS encoding amidohydrolase family protein, whose product MIIKNARVITTQGILDTDIRIENGKISEIRKNIANLGEEVIDLSGYYILTSVVDGHTHFNSRYLGAREVIPTADDYRSGSEVALAGGITSFINFIDPVEDPVRSSVEEIEKAKSQSMADFSFHLIVKKGEHIKYLDEVFKLGVKSVKVFTAYKGTMQLDDENIFKVMKKVKQLNGVVAVHAENGDVIDELQKEYGERPEAIYHALTRPPEVEEEAVYRISTMAYLTKAKVYIVHTSSPNSVQIVNEWRKRGAEIYSETCPHYLVFDESYYERPDGKRFIMSPPLRSKELRLELINNLNLVDTLGSDYAGYLSQYKDKALSYLEVPNGVASTEFLVPTIMTLMFKNYITPQKVAEITSENPIKLYNLKDKGFKVGADADFAVIKRETWRVKDWHGKMDHSIYEGVEFDAKVVKTFLRGELIFDEDVKGGKGVMLSR is encoded by the coding sequence ATGATAATAAAAAACGCTAGAGTAATAACCACTCAAGGTATTTTAGACACTGACATAAGGATAGAAAATGGTAAGATATCGGAGATAAGAAAAAATATCGCAAACCTGGGAGAGGAGGTAATAGACCTTTCTGGCTATTACATATTGACCAGCGTAGTAGATGGACATACACATTTTAATTCCAGGTATTTAGGTGCTAGGGAGGTAATACCTACTGCCGACGACTATAGAAGTGGAAGTGAGGTAGCCTTAGCAGGAGGTATAACTTCATTTATTAATTTTATTGATCCTGTTGAAGACCCAGTTAGATCTTCAGTTGAAGAAATAGAAAAGGCTAAGTCACAGTCTATGGCAGATTTCTCTTTTCATCTTATAGTGAAAAAAGGTGAGCACATAAAATATTTAGATGAGGTCTTTAAGCTGGGCGTGAAAAGTGTAAAAGTCTTTACAGCTTACAAAGGTACAATGCAACTAGATGATGAAAACATCTTTAAAGTTATGAAGAAAGTGAAACAATTAAACGGTGTAGTTGCTGTCCATGCTGAGAATGGCGATGTAATAGACGAGCTTCAGAAAGAATATGGTGAGAGACCAGAAGCAATATATCATGCATTAACGAGACCTCCAGAAGTAGAGGAGGAAGCTGTATATAGAATATCTACAATGGCTTATCTAACTAAAGCCAAAGTTTATATTGTTCATACTTCTTCTCCTAACTCGGTACAAATCGTGAACGAGTGGAGGAAGAGAGGAGCAGAAATTTATTCTGAAACGTGTCCTCACTATTTAGTATTCGATGAAAGTTACTATGAAAGACCAGACGGTAAGAGGTTTATAATGTCACCTCCTCTGAGAAGTAAGGAGCTAAGGTTAGAACTTATTAACAACTTAAATCTCGTGGACACTTTAGGTAGTGACTATGCAGGATATCTGTCGCAGTATAAAGATAAGGCTTTGAGTTATCTAGAGGTCCCTAACGGTGTCGCTTCCACAGAATTTTTGGTACCAACTATTATGACGCTCATGTTCAAAAATTACATTACTCCTCAGAAAGTAGCTGAAATAACGTCTGAAAATCCTATAAAATTATACAATCTTAAGGATAAGGGGTTTAAGGTTGGTGCCGATGCGGATTTCGCTGTGATTAAGAGAGAGACATGGAGAGTTAAGGACTGGCACGGTAAAATGGACCACTCAATTTACGAAGGCGTGGAGTTCGATGCAAAGGTAGTAAAAACGTTTTTGAGAGGAGAGCTAATATTTGATGAGGACGTAAAGGGTGGTAAGGGGGTAATGTTATCAAGATGA
- a CDS encoding amidohydrolase family protein: MTKIVNVSGFKEVLDVKDGDDIVVDAEGRIAVPSFYDMHVHLENALTLSYTGDNKSGTLSEAVERWAKVRDTLSKDDIKLIMKKAIILELYNGVTHIRTHADTCSKNLNSVKAALEVKEEMKDYVDIQVVAFPEQGVFNCDQEKFVKAIELADIIGGKPDGEDSEDLGKEQLRLIAELSLKTGKPIDAHIDQGDVLTKFAEYLLSLRHTHVALSHLTALHSAPREYAERLMSLIKRKSASVISSPLTTVYLNSRYGDYPKIRGITRIKEMLERDINVCLGHDDFQNPFFPLGFGDIIQALYLAVLLDQINPVDEVINLITVNAEREFSYASRPSKDDIVILDAKSIREQLSTLSSRFMVIRKGKIIAKTNKRGEVIVGGNTFNPFSLI, encoded by the coding sequence ATGACGAAGATTGTGAACGTTTCTGGATTCAAAGAAGTCCTAGATGTTAAAGATGGAGATGATATTGTCGTTGATGCAGAGGGCAGAATCGCAGTTCCATCCTTTTACGACATGCATGTCCACCTAGAAAACGCTCTAACCCTTAGCTACACTGGAGATAATAAGAGCGGGACTTTATCAGAGGCTGTTGAAAGATGGGCTAAGGTGAGGGATACATTAAGTAAGGACGATATTAAACTTATCATGAAGAAGGCTATAATTTTAGAGCTCTATAATGGAGTAACGCATATAAGGACTCATGCAGATACATGCTCTAAGAACTTGAACTCGGTTAAGGCTGCACTGGAAGTTAAAGAGGAAATGAAAGACTACGTTGACATACAAGTTGTTGCATTTCCGGAACAAGGTGTATTTAACTGTGACCAAGAAAAATTTGTTAAGGCTATAGAGTTAGCTGATATTATTGGGGGTAAACCTGATGGGGAGGATAGTGAAGATCTCGGGAAGGAACAGCTAAGGCTAATAGCTGAGTTGTCGTTAAAGACCGGAAAGCCGATAGATGCACATATAGACCAAGGGGATGTACTTACCAAATTTGCAGAATATTTACTTTCTCTTAGGCACACTCATGTAGCTTTATCCCATCTTACAGCACTTCACTCAGCTCCACGTGAATACGCAGAAAGACTTATGAGTTTAATAAAGAGAAAAAGCGCATCAGTTATAAGCTCTCCCTTGACCACAGTATACCTTAATTCTAGATATGGTGATTATCCTAAAATAAGGGGTATTACCAGAATAAAGGAAATGCTTGAAAGAGATATAAATGTGTGTTTAGGGCATGACGATTTTCAAAATCCTTTCTTCCCCTTAGGATTTGGTGATATAATTCAAGCTTTATACCTCGCTGTGCTATTAGATCAGATCAACCCGGTAGATGAAGTGATTAACCTCATCACGGTAAACGCTGAGAGAGAGTTTTCATACGCTTCTCGACCATCCAAAGATGATATTGTAATCCTTGATGCAAAAAGTATAAGAGAACAACTATCCACTCTATCCAGTCGGTTCATGGTAATAAGAAAAGGTAAAATTATAGCTAAGACAAATAAGAGAGGTGAGGTAATAGTAGGAGGAAATACGTTCAATCCATTTTCTTTAATCTAG
- a CDS encoding Lrp/AsnC family transcriptional regulator codes for MQLDEVDLKILKILQTDAKYPLEKIAEEVRAPKSTVAYRIKRLEKSGVIRGYYAYIDPASLNLDYLVVTLVKAKYGKDYHEILGQKIAQLSGVWGVYFVLGENDFIVLARFRNRDEMMSKYLEKLMSMPEIERTNTQIIAKIIRETPFYVLD; via the coding sequence ATGCAACTGGATGAGGTAGATCTCAAAATATTAAAAATACTTCAAACAGATGCCAAATATCCTCTAGAAAAAATAGCTGAAGAAGTTAGAGCCCCAAAGTCCACAGTAGCTTATAGGATTAAAAGACTTGAAAAATCAGGCGTAATAAGAGGCTATTACGCATACATAGACCCTGCGTCCTTAAACCTTGACTATCTAGTTGTGACTTTAGTTAAAGCCAAATACGGTAAGGACTACCACGAAATCTTAGGCCAGAAAATTGCTCAACTTTCTGGCGTCTGGGGAGTTTATTTCGTATTAGGAGAAAACGACTTTATTGTCCTCGCTAGGTTCAGAAACCGGGACGAGATGATGAGTAAATACCTTGAAAAACTTATGAGTATGCCAGAGATAGAAAGAACTAACACACAAATAATCGCTAAGATAATAAGAGAAACTCCTTTTTACGTTCTAGATTAA
- a CDS encoding alpha-E domain-containing protein: MITKSTGYKILWAGRYLERIENIARIGLLTVECGKTTDEISKLLGINKDVFTYLKDNLDFLREDLRSFGDEAVINAVTTLEGAIHAKSDNLKDYFNGILQASLYLGSVIEDKLRPNTGIFYPRKQEEIKTQ; the protein is encoded by the coding sequence TTGATAACGAAGAGCACTGGATATAAGATATTATGGGCTGGTAGATACCTCGAAAGGATAGAAAATATAGCTAGAATTGGATTACTTACAGTTGAATGTGGAAAAACTACTGATGAAATATCCAAACTTCTGGGTATTAATAAAGACGTCTTCACTTATCTAAAGGATAACCTTGACTTTTTAAGAGAAGACCTAAGGAGTTTCGGCGATGAGGCAGTAATTAATGCTGTAACTACTTTGGAAGGTGCAATACATGCAAAAAGTGATAACCTAAAAGACTACTTTAACGGAATCTTACAAGCGTCATTATACCTAGGAAGCGTTATTGAGGATAAACTAAGACCAAATACCGGTATATTTTATCCAAGAAAACAAGAGGAAATTAAGACACAATAG
- a CDS encoding transglutaminase family protein, giving the protein MDIINYEVFYEARYEYEDVVTSNDNTLKIVPYDGENQTVLEERVETEPDGYVTKYKDILGNTVYRVKIIKPHYSMTIRSMSKVIVNVMDFTDCELPCNVYEPLYMDSTRLIDIDYFKPIAAKIYNESRTLDELLHKVVSFVKNRITYKEGVTNVDTPAHKSFEMGLGVCQDIAQITIGILRAMRFPARYVMGIVHNNPTTTHAWVEVKTPFGWIPIDPTRNKFYNEIKYVKFAIGRDYYDAAPIVGTFVSKGRGWLKKLTVGVKKV; this is encoded by the coding sequence ATGGATATTATAAACTACGAGGTATTTTATGAGGCTAGATATGAATACGAGGACGTTGTGACTTCTAACGACAATACACTGAAGATTGTACCATATGACGGAGAAAACCAGACTGTCTTAGAGGAGAGGGTTGAGACAGAACCTGATGGGTACGTGACTAAATATAAGGACATACTAGGCAATACAGTATATAGGGTGAAGATAATTAAGCCCCATTACTCAATGACTATTAGGAGTATGAGTAAAGTGATAGTGAACGTCATGGACTTCACTGATTGTGAGTTGCCTTGTAACGTTTATGAACCTCTGTATATGGACTCTACTAGATTAATTGACATTGATTATTTTAAACCAATAGCCGCTAAGATCTATAATGAATCTAGAACTCTGGATGAGCTACTTCATAAAGTAGTATCTTTCGTCAAAAATAGAATAACTTATAAGGAAGGTGTTACTAACGTTGATACACCCGCACATAAGAGTTTCGAAATGGGACTTGGTGTGTGCCAAGATATAGCTCAAATAACTATTGGGATACTTCGTGCTATGCGATTTCCTGCCAGATATGTAATGGGTATAGTACACAATAACCCCACTACAACACATGCGTGGGTGGAAGTTAAAACACCTTTCGGCTGGATACCCATAGACCCTACTAGGAATAAATTTTACAATGAGATAAAATATGTAAAGTTCGCTATAGGAAGAGACTATTATGATGCAGCTCCCATTGTGGGTACTTTCGTAAGCAAAGGGAGAGGATGGTTGAAGAAACTTACTGTGGGGGTAAAAAAGGTTTGA
- a CDS encoding circularly permuted type 2 ATP-grasp protein yields the protein MIPFKKINSSSYLEYYDERYKQIITDVENSKDYFKHVKLVNEIAYREGFTFYTSYYYRSIKIDPLPRIITRDEFNLISDGLKKRGEAINKFLYSWYHGDKVVVPEEIIKSSVYFRPEMIGFDPPKGIYVYIYGEDLVKVHGVPYILEDNVRIPSGMSYAIKTVELVNREFKDVYSKKGDIGDGLSKLKSTLEKASDTKDPVIVILTDGTYNSAYFEHKFYSDNLNIILAEPSDIAVKEGEVVVKTIDSGEVHVDVIYRRIEDLDILTPGLMNAYLRGWVNIVNAPGTGIADDKITFCFMPKIMDFMGIKEVIRQPFSLPLEGTKEQFEKELEKFVIKRREGYGGSGTYVLKDLPSEERVKILREARNYPEEFMIQETLDFDTVISAIEDNFYQTYADIRVFMFIDEASTSILSRVAPFGSRITNNSSGGLVKPVWIL from the coding sequence GTGATACCTTTTAAAAAAATTAACTCATCATCTTACCTAGAGTATTATGATGAGAGATACAAACAAATTATTACTGACGTAGAGAACTCTAAAGATTATTTTAAGCATGTTAAGTTGGTAAATGAAATTGCATACCGAGAAGGGTTTACTTTTTACACATCTTATTATTATAGAAGTATAAAAATAGATCCTCTACCAAGAATAATAACTAGAGACGAATTTAATCTAATTTCCGATGGACTTAAGAAGAGAGGTGAAGCTATTAATAAGTTTCTTTATTCTTGGTATCACGGTGACAAAGTAGTTGTCCCTGAAGAAATTATTAAATCCTCAGTTTATTTTAGACCTGAAATGATCGGTTTTGATCCGCCTAAGGGAATTTACGTTTATATATATGGAGAAGACCTAGTGAAGGTACATGGTGTACCATACATTTTGGAAGATAACGTAAGGATACCTTCAGGCATGAGTTATGCGATAAAAACTGTTGAGCTAGTAAATAGGGAGTTTAAGGACGTATATTCCAAGAAGGGAGATATAGGAGATGGACTAAGTAAACTTAAATCAACCCTAGAAAAAGCGTCAGATACTAAAGATCCAGTGATCGTAATATTAACTGACGGCACTTATAATTCAGCATATTTCGAACATAAGTTTTACTCTGATAACCTTAACATAATTCTCGCTGAGCCATCCGACATAGCAGTAAAGGAAGGTGAGGTAGTTGTCAAGACTATTGATAGTGGCGAAGTTCACGTGGATGTGATTTACAGAAGGATTGAGGATTTAGACATATTAACGCCAGGTTTGATGAATGCTTACCTCAGGGGATGGGTAAACATAGTTAACGCACCGGGTACTGGGATAGCTGACGATAAGATAACATTCTGCTTTATGCCCAAAATAATGGACTTCATGGGGATAAAAGAAGTCATCAGACAACCCTTCTCGTTACCCCTCGAGGGAACTAAGGAACAATTCGAAAAGGAACTAGAGAAATTTGTAATTAAGCGAAGAGAGGGTTACGGTGGTTCCGGTACTTACGTTTTAAAAGATTTACCGTCAGAGGAAAGAGTTAAAATTTTAAGAGAAGCTAGAAATTATCCTGAAGAATTTATGATCCAGGAGACCTTGGACTTTGATACTGTAATTTCAGCGATTGAGGATAACTTTTACCAGACTTATGCTGATATTAGAGTATTCATGTTTATCGACGAGGCGTCTACATCAATTCTAAGTAGAGTTGCACCGTTCGGTAGTAGAATAACTAATAATTCCTCTGGAGGGTTGGTGAAACCGGTATGGATATTATAA